The proteins below come from a single Spirochaetia bacterium 38H-sp genomic window:
- a CDS encoding TonB-dependent receptor plug domain-containing protein, producing the protein MRKTLLIIFFVLPLSFIFSQQDGMPPYANSSSLSFIADMPIYVIDTEDIASSSARTISDLLATKAFVFLYNKGRVGEISMSGMAGSPAGYIEVMINGVPYKLLTIGRAEIPPIPVSAVERIEIYKGPELSGIYSQGAIAGAINIVTRYDSDAFLYGKIGLTAYPPGRGVEIYDNSGSPDVRDYETFWEDSLLDTVYLDGAITPLDGLIAAIGFISSANDFYRSYSPEDFNRAIPLGVVDSVDVYANDNNIATRISGSIAYSFSVGSTGVSSFSYAGLTDAGGPVALIDKGTFYDDTRWTLYTQWGFSSVSSSSSSSFSVVARYDDNWISSWGSFNENLAFLEIYRLAFDYKKLWAYSWGRAWILSSVVTEFSESHAIGEPVMQGLFKLGGGFVWYPLPWLEVFYSSSYSVSPVLYWTLLKSDGMTLILPWDSSLRVTASPYDFATVFVSASHSFSPFPSIYGLTVPVSGDPSLYGGYVSSSAPAGMELFTLRGGADFSLDFADLSVWADYVFTNNMPVVDASITPSSVDTMKYDIFYVESVLRLAPWDFMSAEFMVHYAPFVDVPLGKKIPDPYYLVPVWAVPLRLSTGLDFYVMGDVFSIDVLYNGDVELDLPYDTVVSSYVYPGYVYVEVGGHFVLPMGLYFDVKFRNALGEDYYVNPVLKGAPISLDLAGGIEF; encoded by the coding sequence ATGAGAAAAACTCTTCTTATAATTTTCTTTGTTTTACCTTTGAGCTTTATTTTTTCTCAGCAGGATGGTATGCCTCCTTATGCAAATTCTTCTTCTCTTTCTTTTATAGCTGATATGCCGATCTATGTTATAGATACAGAGGATATTGCATCTTCTTCCGCTAGAACGATTTCTGATCTTCTGGCTACCAAGGCCTTTGTTTTTTTATATAACAAGGGCAGGGTAGGAGAGATTTCTATGTCTGGTATGGCAGGTTCTCCTGCGGGATATATAGAGGTTATGATTAATGGAGTCCCGTATAAGCTTCTTACTATTGGCAGAGCGGAGATTCCTCCGATACCTGTATCTGCTGTGGAGAGGATTGAGATATACAAGGGGCCTGAGCTTTCTGGTATTTATTCTCAGGGGGCTATTGCCGGGGCTATCAATATAGTGACGAGGTATGATTCGGATGCTTTTTTATACGGTAAGATAGGTCTTACTGCCTATCCTCCTGGAAGGGGTGTTGAGATATATGATAACTCAGGTTCTCCAGATGTAAGGGATTATGAGACGTTTTGGGAAGACAGTTTATTGGATACTGTTTATCTTGATGGGGCTATTACTCCTCTGGATGGTCTGATAGCTGCTATTGGTTTTATATCTTCTGCCAATGATTTTTACCGTTCTTATTCTCCAGAGGATTTTAACAGAGCTATACCTCTGGGTGTTGTTGATAGTGTTGATGTCTATGCCAATGATAATAACATTGCAACCAGAATTTCCGGCTCTATTGCGTATTCTTTTTCTGTAGGCTCTACAGGTGTGTCCAGCTTTTCTTATGCCGGCTTGACGGATGCGGGAGGTCCTGTTGCTCTTATAGATAAGGGTACTTTTTATGATGATACGCGATGGACTCTTTATACTCAGTGGGGGTTTTCTTCCGTAAGCTCCAGTAGCTCTTCTTCTTTTTCTGTTGTGGCCCGTTATGATGATAACTGGATAAGTTCGTGGGGGTCCTTTAACGAGAACCTGGCTTTTCTTGAGATATATCGTCTTGCTTTTGACTATAAAAAGCTTTGGGCCTATAGCTGGGGTAGGGCTTGGATTTTATCTTCTGTTGTTACAGAGTTTTCCGAGTCTCATGCTATAGGTGAGCCTGTTATGCAAGGGCTTTTTAAGTTGGGGGGAGGATTTGTATGGTATCCTCTTCCTTGGCTGGAGGTGTTTTATTCTTCTTCTTATTCTGTAAGTCCTGTTTTGTACTGGACTTTGTTAAAATCGGATGGTATGACTTTGATTTTGCCCTGGGATTCTTCTCTAAGGGTAACAGCTAGTCCTTATGATTTTGCTACTGTTTTTGTTTCTGCTTCTCATTCTTTTTCTCCTTTCCCTTCTATTTATGGTTTGACTGTTCCTGTGTCAGGTGACCCTAGCCTTTATGGGGGCTATGTTTCTTCTTCTGCTCCTGCAGGGATGGAGCTTTTTACATTGCGCGGTGGGGCTGATTTTTCTTTGGATTTTGCGGATTTGTCAGTGTGGGCTGATTATGTTTTTACCAACAATATGCCTGTGGTGGATGCGTCCATTACTCCTTCTTCTGTGGATACTATGAAATATGATATTTTTTATGTTGAGTCTGTTTTAAGGCTTGCTCCTTGGGATTTTATGTCAGCTGAGTTTATGGTTCATTATGCTCCTTTTGTTGATGTTCCTCTTGGTAAGAAGATTCCTGATCCGTATTATCTTGTGCCTGTGTGGGCTGTCCCTTTGAGGCTTTCTACGGGGCTTGATTTTTATGTTATGGGTGATGTTTTTTCTATTGATGTGCTCTATAACGGGGATGTAGAGCTTGATTTGCCTTATGATACTGTTGTTTCTTCTTATGTTTATCCTGGCTATGTTTATGTTGAGGTTGGTGGACATTTTGTTTTGCCTATGGGCTTGTATTTTGATGTAAAATTTCGTAATGCTCTGGGAGAGGATTATTATGTAAATCCTGTGCTAAAGGGTGCTCCAATTTCTCTTGATCTTGCAGGAGGGATTGAATTTTAA
- a CDS encoding DUF362 domain-containing protein — protein sequence MIAEKTKNVFFIRETTYNIDNIKESILKLIDLADISLPHNSYVLIKPNVLGAYTPDKNVTTNPNVVAAVAELLIDNGNRVVIGDSSGMPVKDGTKKALFDSGLKKLEEKYPGIKVIPFEEVPAVSLRVENPYVLDEVKVTGLITEVDYIINLPKLKAHQLTRYTGAVKNFYGCIPGGLKQQYHAMASKPLDFSNLLLDLYSVIRDKVLFSLMDAIVSLEGHGPGPTGTPANTGFLALSSDAVALDIACCRATGMDPETIMVNKLGVARNLGSNSFDLPDFTVPVMQYPVSSRLGWLGISVSRLVRTKPYVKANVCKSCSYCARVCPVSCITMKDGLPYWDYKKCIYCYCCHENCPHKAIDLKEPLVLKLYKIFSGR from the coding sequence ATGATAGCGGAAAAAACAAAAAACGTCTTCTTTATAAGAGAGACAACTTATAATATTGATAATATAAAAGAATCAATATTAAAACTTATCGATTTGGCTGATATCAGTCTTCCTCATAATTCTTATGTTCTTATAAAGCCCAATGTTCTTGGGGCATACACACCTGATAAGAACGTTACTACAAATCCCAATGTGGTAGCAGCTGTTGCAGAGCTTCTTATAGACAATGGCAACAGGGTTGTTATAGGTGATTCCAGCGGTATGCCTGTGAAAGATGGGACAAAAAAGGCTCTTTTTGACTCGGGACTCAAAAAGCTTGAGGAAAAATACCCGGGGATAAAGGTTATTCCTTTTGAAGAAGTGCCTGCAGTCAGTCTTAGAGTAGAAAATCCATATGTTTTGGATGAGGTAAAGGTAACAGGTCTTATTACGGAGGTTGATTATATAATCAATCTTCCCAAGCTTAAGGCTCATCAGCTTACCAGGTATACGGGTGCTGTAAAGAATTTTTATGGTTGTATTCCGGGAGGGCTTAAGCAGCAATACCATGCTATGGCATCAAAGCCCCTTGATTTTTCTAATCTGCTTCTAGATTTGTATTCTGTAATCAGGGATAAGGTTCTTTTTTCTCTTATGGATGCGATAGTTTCTCTTGAGGGGCATGGTCCTGGCCCTACAGGAACACCTGCTAATACGGGTTTTCTTGCGCTTTCTTCCGATGCTGTTGCCCTTGATATTGCTTGTTGCAGGGCTACAGGGATGGATCCAGAGACAATAATGGTAAACAAACTGGGTGTTGCAAGAAATCTGGGAAGTAATTCTTTTGATTTGCCTGATTTTACAGTTCCTGTTATGCAGTATCCTGTTTCCAGCAGGTTGGGCTGGCTTGGAATATCTGTGAGTCGTCTTGTACGTACAAAGCCTTATGTAAAGGCAAATGTTTGCAAAAGTTGTTCTTATTGTGCCAGAGTATGTCCTGTATCCTGTATTACAATGAAAGATGGCCTTCCGTATTGGGATTATAAAAAGTGTATATATTGTTATTGCTGCCATGAAAATTGTCCTCATAAGGCCATAGACCTAAAGGAGCCACTTGTTTTAAAATTGTATAAGATATTCTCAGGCAGATAA